GTATTGGGCTGGCTCATTTAGGAAGGCACCTGGTTACGCATGCGCTAGTTGAACCGGCCCATTCCCAAGCTCCTTCAACCGAGAACTAACTCTGTCTTGCTTGGGCGCCCCTATGTCTCGCATTAAGGGAGCTGAGGAGCGATCGTTCGGGAGCCTCCCAAGGGTCACTTGGGGTGGGTTGAGAGCGTGCCACTTGGCGTGCTCTCAGCCGCcctcacgtgtcgcgctctggacgcggCATTCGGTTTTGTTTTTTTCACATGCGTTTTCTTCTTTTTAGatgtttttttggctttttcggtTTTTCATCGTTTTTTTATTTTTCAACTAAAAAAGTTATGTGAAAACAcgattttttttcttttacaagaggcatggttttgctttcaCTAGAGGCACGACCTTGCTtctcgaaacaaaaacaaaaaaaatcgcttCCACGAGAGGTATGATTTttactttcgcgagaggcacgacaggcacggtcgtgcctctacGAAACGAAAAAACATGTCTTTTTTTTCCTTCGCGAGAGGCATGGACGTGCCTCTCGAAAATGGCTTTCGGAAAGGGATAAAAAAACATGCTCCCCATgtggttttttcatgaaaaaaaatgtttgtgaaaacCTATCGAcatgtgatctagttttgaagatctcgacatgAGGAATCCAACGGTCAAAACGGTCTAAGGTTTGGACGCTCGgcttaagagataaaatgttttgaagaAACATatctacaaaaaaagagaaaaattccCTGGCAGTGCGCCTTTTGTCGCAACATGAGAGATTAAAGTGATCTTTgaaaggagtactccttaattTGGGATTTCGGACGAGACAGGAGAGAACCCCTCGCTGAAGCGAACAACTAGTTGGGCTGGCCCACACGCGCGCGAAACACCATCCTTTTTTCGTTTATTTTTTTCTTCacgctttttctttttcttttttacttttttatactttaaaatattctaaatatatataatacaaaaacatttggaaaatgttgagcaaatatttgaaaaaagtctgcacaagtatttgaaaaaatgttgaacaagtatttgaagaaGATATTGATCATGTTactcatgtatataaaaatgttgaacaagtgtttgaaaatgttgatcatgtatataagaatgaagaatgaaaaaaaagaataaccaaaaaatgaaaactaaaaaagAAACGAAATAAACCAaaggaaaaatgttgaccatgtattcaaaaaatattaatcttgaattaaaaaaatgtaatcaagcatttgaaaaatgttaaaaacatgtATAGGAAAAATGTCGACCACATATTAgaaatgttaaatttgtattgaAAAAGTGTTAAacttgtattagaaaaatgttgttggtatataaaaaaatgttgaatgaaaaccaaaagaaacaatgaaaacaaaagaaatgaaaatgaaaaaaaaacaaagaaaaaacttaagaaacaaatgcaaaaaaatggaaaaatgaagaagaaaatagAAAACGAAAAAAACGTGAATAAAACTGAATAAAACAGAAAAAGCGGTGGAGAAAATAGGCTCTTTTACATTAATCGGAGTTATTTTAAACATCAGTACAGACAGAAGCGCTCATATACATGTGCATATACTCACCCCTATGAAAGCACACACGCgcaccctacctctatgagcaccatTGAAAGACTGAGCCGTCGTATCATTTTAAAATTTATGAAGGTactgtaggcacctcgtcgtcaacgagaacgtctcctcccactgatgGAGAAAAAACCTTCAGCGAGAACCCCCACGTTGTCACGGGCCTGGGCTTCGATCTCGGCCCGTACTACAGTAGACTGGGCCATGTCAGTTTGGCCCTGCCGCTTCATGGGGAGCGAAGCCAGCCGTTGCGGCAGGGCAGAACACCCCGCGAATCGCGAAAAGTTCCGTTCTACAGAGCCGCACTCGGTTTCAAACCCTCTTCCCCACTCGCTTCCACAGTTCTCCGCTTCCGCCCCACCGAAGCTAGGGTTTCCGGTCGGAATCGCGGCGAGGATGCCGGCCAGCGCGGCTGCGGCCGCCGCGGAAGGCGAGGAGAAGGCGGCGGAGGCGGGGGGCAGGGAGCTGCTGTACTGCGGCACGGTGCGCTTCGACATCATGGGCCGGACGGTGAAGGGCGGGGTGCAGGGCAGAGGCAACCTGGTGTCCCCGACGCGGCTGCGCCCTCTCGTGGGCGTGGACATCCGCTTCGTCGCCTCCGGCTGCGGTGAgttccttcctcccctcctccgCCTCTGAGATGAGCTCCTTACTTTCCTCCACTGTATTTCTTCATCTGATATAAGGAGGCATGGGAATTCGCCCAGTTTGTGCGCGGAAATGCCTAGATTGGTGGATGGTCCTAGCGTTTGTTGAATGCTGTCAAGTAGTAGTAAAATCGAGTTATGGTCATATCGATTTTGCTAATGGATTCCTGCATTTTGCCAGCGGCTTGCCACTGTGTTGCTCTGAGTTCTGACGGCCGTTGCTTCTCATGGGGTCGAAATGAGGTATAAGTATGAGTCGATGCTTAATTTTTGTTATGTTTCTTACTTAACACTGTTATTTCTAGCAGAAGGGGCAGCTGGGGCATGGGGACACTCTCTTGCGTAACCTGCCAACTGTTGTTTCTAAACTATCAAAGTGAGATTCCTCTGCATTGTCCTTCATTTTAGTTTTTAAAAAAAAGGTGTGTATGGTATTGCTGAACCCATGAATATGTACCATCCAACATACTTGAACTGAATAGCCCAACGGCGTTATATGTTTTCTCAACATGTTTGTAAATGCTAATCAGCACTTGTCAATTCTGCAGATACAACATAATCGCAGCAGGTGTTGGAAGAAATCATACGGTGGTCGTAACTGACGATGGGAGGTCCTTTGCATTTGGTGACAACAGACATGGCCAGTTGGGGATGGGTTCACTAAGGAGTGGTTGACTCCCTCACCTTTTCCTTTATTTTTATGATTGATAGATGACACAACTAGAAGTGCAACAAATACAACTGGTGTACGGAAATATCATTTTGTGCTAGGAGCATATGAGACATTAGTATTATATAATCTACAATTGTGTTCTGTTACGGTGTTACCTGTTCTTGGAATCTACCTGTCTGGGTGATAACGAaaccaataaaaatatttatgcCATGAGCATACAGAACTATATTGTTCAGGACGATGGGGTAGTTCTGACAATTTCATGGGAATTTGACCATATGGGAAGCTCATTTTCCCGTTGGGTTCTAACAGTGCTGTTATTTTGGTGTTGTCCCTGACTATGTGTTGTTCTAAATTTGGTGCAGGAACTAGGGTGTCGCCAGTCCCCTGCCTCGTTACTAAAGCAACTAATGCTGTTTGTGGTGCCGACTTTACTGTCTGGCTATCATCAGTTGAGGGCTCTTCCATACTGTATGGCCTTGCTGAAACTATAAAACTTAACGATTAGCAACCTCTTTCCTCTTTCAGAATAAACAAAAGGCTTTGATCATCTTCTCATGATAACATCTTTCGATTAGTAATTTAGTATATGCTTTGGCTGTATTTAGTGGTCTCGTTCTTGTTCGTCAATTTTTTGAATATGTATTCTATTCTTCTGTGCTATTCAGCACAGCAGGTCTTCCCCAGTACGGCCAACTTGGCCATGGAAGCGACAATGAGGTCAATTGCTACTCTGTTAACAATCAGTCAATCACACCTACTAAATTTGCTATCATCACTAATTGTGATTTGATTTATGATGTTACAGTATAATGCCAATGCATCATCGGTAAGGCTAACATATGATCCCCAGCCCCACCCCAGGGCAATAGCTGCATTATCTGGGAAGACCGTTGTCAAAGTTGCATGTGGAACAAATCATACAGGttcttttcctttctttcattTTCTTGTTAATTTGAGTCTTGAGGATCAGCACTGATACTAAAACCTTTGCTATACTTGGATGTTGCAGTTGCAGTTGATTCAAGTGGCTTTGTTTACACGTATGTTCCTTCTCCACCATTTGTTTGACAATGTTACAAACTTACAATCCAGATAGTTATGACTAACTAGTGTCTCTATACATGTTGTATAAAAGTCCCTTTCTGCATACATTAATATGATTCCTTCATGTCACATTTATGTTCTCTCACATGGTTCCTTTTTATGTTTTACCAGCTGGGGTTTTGGTGGATATGGAAGGTAACTTATTCTTGTCATGTATGGTGTATCTCACCGTATTCATGATGTATCCTACATTGTTCATCTGTCCACTTTCTTACGATGTAGGTTGGGTCATAATGAACAGAAAGATGAGTGGCAACCACGCCTCGTTGAAATATTTCAAAAGAACAATATGCTATCTCCCAGTGATATTATCTCAGCTGGTTCTGCAAGTTCTGCGTGCACTGCCGGTGGTATGATGCATATATATCTGATGCACTTGCTATTTTATCATGCACTCTGGGATAAAATTAcccatagttcaaaaaagcgctaggcgttaattgtgcgttttgccaccgccttgcgctttactgaccaaagcgcatgcttatgcgcagatTAAGCacagttatgcgcaatgcgttttgccaacgcctagagcctaggcgcgctcaAGTGCTCGCTTAGGTGCGCCTTTTTTTAACTAATTACCACAGGAGTTTATTGCTTGGGCTATATGACAAAATATACTAGAAAAAGATAGTTTTGAGAATATAGTTTGGCCGAGGGTCACATATGGGTCAAGCAGCTCTTGTGATTAGTTTACCTTGCACCTTAAGCTGATATTTTTAGTTATGTTTGTGTTGCATGTCTTGGTGAGCTGATTATACAATTCAAACATCCAAGTGAGATGGCATAGGAAAATTGAGTTAGCAATGGAACTTAGCCTGTTGAAGACCAAACCTCTCAAGCCTGACAAACATTATTGTATCATATGTTAGCATTTTCTCTATGTTTGCATACATATGCCTAAAAGCTGTCAAACGTTGTTGCCTTTTAAGTGTATGCTTCTGTGCGCGTTACTACTTGAAAAGGAGCTCAAAACTTGGGTACTTTCTGATAATATTGCTCTTAAATTATTTCAGTTGAAGGAAAACATCGTGTAAATGTTCACTATCATTTCCGTTCTCCTGTCATACTGCCCATACATAATTTCCTACTCCCTCCATCCTAATTCACATGGTGCCCATGTGTTTTAGTGTTTAACTTTGACCAATGAAATGTAAGATTATGTGCCAGAAAAAATGTACCATCACGAAAAGAGGTTTCAATGGTATAGTTTTTATGGCACATTACTTATTATTATTGGTCTAATTAAATCACAAAAGACGAGGACGCCATGCAAACTAGGACGGATGGAGTGTAAGAGCAGCTTTTTATCATTAAAGTGGGGTGCTATAGACAGGGTCTAGATGTGGCTGAAGATGCAAAGATATGTGTTTTCAGATATGTAAATCAAATACATTAGCAGATTTTTTATTGCACTGAGCATTTTGTAGAGTAAGACTATTCATGGAAATATCTGGTCACTTGACGTTGTGAGCATCAAATCAGATTGTCCTGTTTTAGGATGGGCATACCACTCTGGGCAAATAATTATCCAAACTAAGGAAGAACAATAGTCTTTATTTTCTATTGACTATTTATGATGTTTGGGTTTAGTTGCATTACAAAAGGAGGCATATGCCATGATTCCTGAGTCATCCTATTTTTCATCTGCAAGTTAGATCTCATATCACATATGGTTGGGAAATAGTATTGTCGTTATACCTTTGCACTCTTTCAATCAGATTGATGTTCTGTTGATTGTGTTGCAATATTTGGAA
This DNA window, taken from Triticum aestivum cultivar Chinese Spring chromosome 1D, IWGSC CS RefSeq v2.1, whole genome shotgun sequence, encodes the following:
- the LOC123180282 gene encoding protein RCC2 isoform X1; translated protein: MPASAAAAAAEGEEKAAEAGGRELLYCGTVRFDIMGRTVKGGVQGRGNLVSPTRLRPLVGVDIRFVASGCAACHCVALSSDGRCFSWGRNEKGQLGHGDTLLRNLPTVVSKLSKYNIIAAGVGRNHTVVVTDDGRSFAFGDNRHGQLGMGSLRSGTRVSPVPCLVTKATNAVCGADFTVWLSSVEGSSILTAGLPQYGQLGHGSDNEYNANASSVRLTYDPQPHPRAIAALSGKTVVKVACGTNHTVAVDSSGFVYTWGFGGYGRLGHNEQKDEWQPRLVEIFQKNNMLSPSDIISAGSASSACTAGGRGQLYVWGKLKNWGDECMYPKPVRDLSGWNIRCMASGDMHHIVGAEDSCISWGLSEYGELGYGPTQKSSVNPKRVDILEGMHVTSVGCGVGMSLIVVDRANVGDKLDQLDNFDGDIDALFQENTKKLYFLPRRDSKEKPKPKTSQHPAIDETAEETPEPEQVTKAASPTTNSRSNKRKKASEHAEPEAEDGIRQVPKEEAECGSHGRGRGRGRGAKTATPEPMPSGRGRGRGRPKKGTSSPGAATPEAGSSGRGGKKSGKRGRPRK
- the LOC123180282 gene encoding protein RCC2 isoform X3 translates to MPASAAAAAAEGEEKAAEAGGRELLYCGTVRFDIMGRTVKGGVQGRGNLVSPTRLRPLVGVDIRFVASGCAACHCVALSSDGRCFSWGRNEKGQLGHGDTLLRNLPTVVSKLSKYNIIAAGVGRNHTVVVTDDGRSFAFGDNRHGQLGMGSLRSGTRVSPVPCLVTKATNAVCGADFTVWLSSVEGSSILTAGLPQYGQLGHGSDNEYNANASSVRLTYDPQPHPRAIAALSGKTVVKVACGTNHTVAVDSSGFVYTWGFGGYGRLGHNEQKDEWQPRLVEIFQKNNMLSPSDIISAGSASSACTAGGRGQLYVWGKLKNWGDECMYPKPVRDLSGWNIRCMASGDMHHIVGAEDSCISWGLSEYGELGYGPTQKSSVNPKRVDILEGMHVTSVGCGVGMSLIVVDRANVGDKLDQLDNFDGDIDALFQENTKKLYFLPRRDSKEKPKPKTSQHPAIDETGSGVVPIEPLEDVVLLLKIGAKAVEQGADVDDVGGVEMQRTGSVHRLVISDSFKP
- the LOC123180282 gene encoding protein RCC2 isoform X2 is translated as MPASAAAAAAEGEEKAAEAGGRELLYCGTVRFDIMGRTVKGGVQGRGNLVSPTRLRPLVGVDIRFVASGCAACHCVALSSDGRCFSWGRNEKGQLGHGDTLLRNLPTVVSKLSKYNIIAAGVGRNHTVVVTDDGRSFAFGDNRHGQLGMGSLRSGTRVSPVPCLVTKATNAVCGADFTVWLSSVEGSSILTAGLPQYGQLGHGSDNEYNANASSVRLTYDPQPHPRAIAALSGKTVVKVACGTNHTVAVDSSGFVYTWGFGGYGRLGHNEQKDEWQPRLVEIFQKNNMLSPSDIISAGSASSACTAGGRGQLYVWGKLKNWGDECMYPKPVRDLSGWNIRCMASGDMHHIVGAEDSCISWGLSEYGELGYGPTQKSSVNPKRVDILEGMHVTSVGCGVGMSLIVVDRANVGDKLDQLDNFDGDIDALFQENTKKLYFLPRRDSKEKPKPKTSQHPAIDETEETPEPEQVTKAASPTTNSRSNKRKKASEHAEPEAEDGIRQVPKEEAECGSHGRGRGRGRGAKTATPEPMPSGRGRGRGRPKKGTSSPGAATPEAGSSGRGGKKSGKRGRPRK